The following proteins come from a genomic window of Sardina pilchardus chromosome 1, fSarPil1.1, whole genome shotgun sequence:
- the LOC134072306 gene encoding B-cell receptor CD22-like, translating to MSSAAVREGETVSLTCNSTCPVNNATYTWFQNREPLTKHTSRDLILDPVKSDDSGTYSCAVEGNEKHPSPEVNLSVQFQGLISLSRLVCSLLLISEYLLLTVILVVKCCRAKDHPRKDDKEDKRECCAVDAVVEA from the exons ATGAGTTCTGCTGCAGTCAGAGAAGGAGAAACTGTGTCATTGACCTGTAACTCCACCTGTCCTGTAAACAACGCCACCTACACCTGGTTCCAGAACAGAGAACCTCTTACCAAACACACATCCAGAGATCTGATCCTAGATCCAGTCAAGAGTGATGATTCAGGAACTTACTCCTGTGCTGTTGAAGGAAATGAGAAACACCCCTCACCTGAAGTGAACCTCAGTGTCCAGT TCCAGGGCCTCATCTCGCTGTCCAGACTGGTTTGCTCTTTGTTGCTGATCTCGGAGTATCTGCTGTTGACTGTGATACTGGTGGTCAAATGCTGCAGGGCCAAAG ATCACCCAAGAAAAGATGACAAAGAAGACAAGAGAGAATGTTGtgctgttgatgctgttgtAGAGGCCTGA